The proteins below come from a single Triticum aestivum cultivar Chinese Spring chromosome 5D, IWGSC CS RefSeq v2.1, whole genome shotgun sequence genomic window:
- the LOC123119661 gene encoding diacylglycerol kinase 1 isoform X2, translating into MYRMALPSWSDISAYLSEYWSVIAATVIFALVGGVTIYYTINQLNKNISLSLMKAIRARAKKYKKLKDKVPAASHIWRKELGSRSKGLKCCVCLKSVSPPQYLGGTIHECDICGATAHPSCSGNAHKDCKCVSMVGLDHVIHQWAVQWIDTADRSEEDSFCCYCDESCSGAFLAGSPIWYCMWCQRIVHVDCHNNLAKETGDVCDLGPLKRLILSPLCVKELHRTGATGLFSSITSGANELASTVRETIRIRSKRYKKDIGSSQPESPGTAEPQSDTDGDSEGSNTTAKRDDHVNGKLHEVHQSTESEKDKQFIADNAASRPNGQHEMSHAQNNQKYEIVDVPSDSRPLLVFINKRSGAQSGDSLRQRLQILLNPLQVFELGKHQGPEVGLSLFRKVPHFKILVCGGDGTAGWVLDAIEKQKFEAPPPVAILPAGTGNDLARVLSWGGGLGVVEKRGGLFSVLKDVEHAAVTVLDRWKITIKDNQGKLMCSPKFMNNYFGVGCDAKVALDIHNLREENPERFYSQFMNKVLYAKEGAKNIMDNMFYYFPWEVKLEIDGSNIEIPQDAEGILVANIRSYMGGVDLWKNEDSVSDTFQPQSMHDKTLEVVSFTGMLHLGRLQVGLSRAQRLAQGHHIKIEITTPMPIQVDGEPWSQEPCTIEVSHHAQAFMLKRVSEEPISHAASIMADILENAENSGTISASQKSALLQEIASRLL; encoded by the exons ATGTACAGGATGGCGCTTCCTAGCTGGAGTGACATTTCGGCCTACCTGTCAGAGTATTGGTCTGTCATAGCTGCTACTGTCATCTTTGCATTGGTAGGTGGCGTGACAATTTATTATACCATCAATCAGTTGAACAAAAACATCAGCTTGAGCTTGATGAAAGCTATCAGAGCTAGGGCAAAGAAGTACAAGAAACTGAAAGACAAGGTCCCTGCCGCTTCCCACATTTGGAGGAAAGAACTTGGCTCTCGCAGTAAAGGTCTGAAATGTTGTGTATGCTTGAAGTCTGTTTCACCGCCACAGTATTTGGGGGGGACTATCCATGAGTGTGATATTTGTGGTGCCACTGCACATCCGAGTTGCTCAGGGAATGCACACAAAGATTGCAAATGCGTTTCTATGGTTGGTCTTGACCATGTCATTCACCAGTGGGCTGTCCAGTGGATTGACACAGCAGATCGCTCTGAAGAAGACTCATTCTGTTGCTACTGTGATGAATCTTGCAGTGGAGCTTTTCTTGCAGGGTCTCCAATTTGGTACTGTATGTGGTGTCAACGGATAGTGCATGTTGATTGCCACAACAACTTGGCCAAGGAAACTGGTGATGTCTGTGACTTAGGCCCATTGAAACGGTTGATACTATCACCTCTGTGTGTCAAGGAGCTTCATAGGACAGGTGCAACAGGACTTTTCAGTTCTATCACAAGTGGGGCTAATGAATTGGCTTCCACTGTGCGGGAGACGATTAGAATTCGTAGCAAAAGGTACAAAAAGGACATTGGTTCTTCTCAGCCAGAGAGCCCTGGGACTGCCGAGCCACAATCTGATACTGACGGAGACTCAGAAGGatcaaacaccactgctaagagaGATGATCATGTCAATGGTAAACTTCATGAAGTGCATCAAAGCACTGAATCGGAAAAAGATAAACAGTTCATAGCGGATAACGCTGCTAGCAGGCCAAATGGCCAACATGAGATGTCCCATGCCCAGAATAATCAAAAATATGAAATTGTGGACGTGCCTTCTGATTCTAGGCCATTGCTAGTTTTCATTAACAAGAGAAGTGGTGCCCAGAGTGGCGATTCACTGAGACAGCGCCTGCAGATCCTTCTTAATCCTTTACAG GTATTTGAGTTGGGCAAGCATCAAGGACCAGAAGTTGGTTTATCTTTGTTTCGGAAGGTACCTCACTTCAAAATTCTTGTTTGTGGTGGTGATGGCACGGCTGGTTGGGTTTTGGATGCCATTGAGAAACAAAAGTTTGAAGCGCCACCTCCCGTAGCCATCCTTCCAGCTGGTACTGGCAACGATCTTGCGAGGGTTTTGTCTTGGGGTGGTGGTCTTGGTGTTGTTGAAAAGCGGGGAGGTTTATTCTCAGTTTTGAAAGATGTCGAGCATGCGGCAGTTACTGTTCTGGACAGATGGAAGATCACTATAAAGGACAATCAAGGGAAGCTCATGTGTTCACCAAAATTtatgaacaattactttg GGGTTGGTTGTGATGCAAAGGTTGCTCTAGATATCCACAACCTGAGGGAGGAAAACCCTGAACGGTTTTATAGCCAG TTCATGAATAAAGTGCTTTATGCAAAAGAAGGCGCAAAGAATATCATGGATAACATGTTCTATTATTTTCCTTGGGAAGTCAAGCTTGAGATAGATGGATCCAACATTGAAATTCCTCAG GATGCCGAAGGTATCCTTGTGGCCAACATCCGGAGCTACATGGGAGGGGTTGACCTGTGGAAGAATGAGGATAGTGTCTCTGACACTTTCCAACCTCAATCCATGCATGACAAGACGCTGGAAGTAGTTAGCTTCACAGGAATGCTGCATCTTGGAAGGCTGCAG GTAGGGCTTTCTCGCGCGCAAAGGTTGGCTCAAGGGCATCATATAAAGATTGAGATCACTACTCCGATGCCCATCCAAGTCGATGGAGAGCCATGGTCTCAGGAGCCATGCACCATAGAAGTTTCTCATCATGCCCAG GCCTTCATGCTGAAGAGAGTCTCCGAAGAGCCTATAAGCCACGCCGCGTCCATAATGGCCGACATCCTGGAGAACGCCGAGAACAGCGGTACCATCTCAGCCTCGCAGAAGAGTGCTCTGCTTCAGGAGATAGCGTCTAGGCTTTTGTAG
- the LOC123119661 gene encoding diacylglycerol kinase 1 isoform X1 — protein sequence MYRMALPSWSDISAYLSEYWSVIAATVIFALVGGVTIYYTINQLNKNISLSLMKAIRARAKKYKKLKDKVPAASHIWRKELGSRSKGLKCCVCLKSVSPPQYLGGTIHECDICGATAHPSCSGNAHKDCKCVSMVGLDHVIHQWAVQWIDTADRSEEDSFCCYCDESCSGAFLAGSPIWYCMWCQRIVHVDCHNNLAKETGDVCDLGPLKRLILSPLCVKELHRTGATGLFSSITSGANELASTVRETIRIRSKRYKKDIGSSQPESPGTAEPQSDTDGDSEGSNTTAKRDDHVNGKLHEVHQSTESEKDKQFIADNAASRPNGQHEMSHAQNNQKYEIVDVPSDSRPLLVFINKRSGAQSGDSLRQRLQILLNPLQVFELGKHQGPEVGLSLFRKVPHFKILVCGGDGTAGWVLDAIEKQKFEAPPPVAILPAGTGNDLARVLSWGGGLGVVEKRGGLFSVLKDVEHAAVTVLDRWKITIKDNQGKLMCSPKFMNNYFGVGCDAKVALDIHNLREENPERFYSQQYDLVSLQFMNKVLYAKEGAKNIMDNMFYYFPWEVKLEIDGSNIEIPQDAEGILVANIRSYMGGVDLWKNEDSVSDTFQPQSMHDKTLEVVSFTGMLHLGRLQVGLSRAQRLAQGHHIKIEITTPMPIQVDGEPWSQEPCTIEVSHHAQAFMLKRVSEEPISHAASIMADILENAENSGTISASQKSALLQEIASRLL from the exons ATGTACAGGATGGCGCTTCCTAGCTGGAGTGACATTTCGGCCTACCTGTCAGAGTATTGGTCTGTCATAGCTGCTACTGTCATCTTTGCATTGGTAGGTGGCGTGACAATTTATTATACCATCAATCAGTTGAACAAAAACATCAGCTTGAGCTTGATGAAAGCTATCAGAGCTAGGGCAAAGAAGTACAAGAAACTGAAAGACAAGGTCCCTGCCGCTTCCCACATTTGGAGGAAAGAACTTGGCTCTCGCAGTAAAGGTCTGAAATGTTGTGTATGCTTGAAGTCTGTTTCACCGCCACAGTATTTGGGGGGGACTATCCATGAGTGTGATATTTGTGGTGCCACTGCACATCCGAGTTGCTCAGGGAATGCACACAAAGATTGCAAATGCGTTTCTATGGTTGGTCTTGACCATGTCATTCACCAGTGGGCTGTCCAGTGGATTGACACAGCAGATCGCTCTGAAGAAGACTCATTCTGTTGCTACTGTGATGAATCTTGCAGTGGAGCTTTTCTTGCAGGGTCTCCAATTTGGTACTGTATGTGGTGTCAACGGATAGTGCATGTTGATTGCCACAACAACTTGGCCAAGGAAACTGGTGATGTCTGTGACTTAGGCCCATTGAAACGGTTGATACTATCACCTCTGTGTGTCAAGGAGCTTCATAGGACAGGTGCAACAGGACTTTTCAGTTCTATCACAAGTGGGGCTAATGAATTGGCTTCCACTGTGCGGGAGACGATTAGAATTCGTAGCAAAAGGTACAAAAAGGACATTGGTTCTTCTCAGCCAGAGAGCCCTGGGACTGCCGAGCCACAATCTGATACTGACGGAGACTCAGAAGGatcaaacaccactgctaagagaGATGATCATGTCAATGGTAAACTTCATGAAGTGCATCAAAGCACTGAATCGGAAAAAGATAAACAGTTCATAGCGGATAACGCTGCTAGCAGGCCAAATGGCCAACATGAGATGTCCCATGCCCAGAATAATCAAAAATATGAAATTGTGGACGTGCCTTCTGATTCTAGGCCATTGCTAGTTTTCATTAACAAGAGAAGTGGTGCCCAGAGTGGCGATTCACTGAGACAGCGCCTGCAGATCCTTCTTAATCCTTTACAG GTATTTGAGTTGGGCAAGCATCAAGGACCAGAAGTTGGTTTATCTTTGTTTCGGAAGGTACCTCACTTCAAAATTCTTGTTTGTGGTGGTGATGGCACGGCTGGTTGGGTTTTGGATGCCATTGAGAAACAAAAGTTTGAAGCGCCACCTCCCGTAGCCATCCTTCCAGCTGGTACTGGCAACGATCTTGCGAGGGTTTTGTCTTGGGGTGGTGGTCTTGGTGTTGTTGAAAAGCGGGGAGGTTTATTCTCAGTTTTGAAAGATGTCGAGCATGCGGCAGTTACTGTTCTGGACAGATGGAAGATCACTATAAAGGACAATCAAGGGAAGCTCATGTGTTCACCAAAATTtatgaacaattactttg GGGTTGGTTGTGATGCAAAGGTTGCTCTAGATATCCACAACCTGAGGGAGGAAAACCCTGAACGGTTTTATAGCCAG CAATATGATTTAGTTTCTCTGCAGTTCATGAATAAAGTGCTTTATGCAAAAGAAGGCGCAAAGAATATCATGGATAACATGTTCTATTATTTTCCTTGGGAAGTCAAGCTTGAGATAGATGGATCCAACATTGAAATTCCTCAG GATGCCGAAGGTATCCTTGTGGCCAACATCCGGAGCTACATGGGAGGGGTTGACCTGTGGAAGAATGAGGATAGTGTCTCTGACACTTTCCAACCTCAATCCATGCATGACAAGACGCTGGAAGTAGTTAGCTTCACAGGAATGCTGCATCTTGGAAGGCTGCAG GTAGGGCTTTCTCGCGCGCAAAGGTTGGCTCAAGGGCATCATATAAAGATTGAGATCACTACTCCGATGCCCATCCAAGTCGATGGAGAGCCATGGTCTCAGGAGCCATGCACCATAGAAGTTTCTCATCATGCCCAG GCCTTCATGCTGAAGAGAGTCTCCGAAGAGCCTATAAGCCACGCCGCGTCCATAATGGCCGACATCCTGGAGAACGCCGAGAACAGCGGTACCATCTCAGCCTCGCAGAAGAGTGCTCTGCTTCAGGAGATAGCGTCTAGGCTTTTGTAG